Genomic window (Nymphaea colorata isolate Beijing-Zhang1983 chromosome 1, ASM883128v2, whole genome shotgun sequence):
TTTTCTCTGTACATCAGGAAAATCTTGGCTTAGCGTTATAGAAAGATGTACGTTTTCCAGGTATGAAGCCCCTGACCTCCTATTTGAAGACTTTAAGCCAACCCACTCATCAAAGATGGCGAAGAGCTGACATCGATCTTGAATCTTGATTACTACTTAGTTTTTGCATGTTGTGCCGATCATTGCAGTTCCATATTTCTTTATGTCGATTAATACATAATGGTAGCTGCGATTCAAGGAGTTGAATTCAACATATAGAGAAAGCATATAGCGATATTTGCTAAGAGTAACATTTTCTACGGTTTCTTCGTTGTTCTTTGTTGCTATCTTTATTTTTGATGTTGCTTTTAATAAACTTGTATCTGTAATGCGTGCATTTTAAGTGCTCATGTTGGTTTCGTTTGTTTGATGTGAAGCCTCATTATGAATTCATAATTTCAGGTTGAATGTACAATTCCCAGAGACGACGGAACATTGGCATCTTATGTTGGTTTCAGGGTGCAGCATGATAATGCTAGAGGCCCCATGAAGGGAGGAATAAGATACCACCCAGAGGTTTGTCAATGACATCTTAGAAAACAAGCAGCAAAAGTTTCTCCATTTGTCCCTTTTATAGATTAGTGATTGAAGATGCACTGTGACTATATGTAAGAGAACTTGCTTGGTTATGCTTGGCTTGTTCTGTTCTTGAATATATTCTGTTACGCCTGTTTGCTAACTGCTTTCGATAGAGTAAGCAGGGGGCTTCTGCGATTTCTCCCTTTCACGGATGAGAGAGGTCGAGTATCCTCCAAGGTTGTCAGAATTAGCCGCATCAACCATAAACCATAATGATGCTGGCAAAAGTGGGAggtgaaaaaataagaaatttttattttgtaaggtattttaaaatatttatttgactAATTTttagatagaaaaaaaaaacataaaatagcCAGATATGGACAGAAGTTTGGTTGATATGCCATACCAGTCAGAGAACTGATATGTTGATGGTACTGATATGGACACCATTGCGATATGCTGCAGCTACAAGTAAAGAAACATGCTTGTTATGTTTGCCTTGCTTTCTTCTCGAATATCATTTGTGAGGGTTGTTACTTTGTTTGCCAATTGCTTATTGGAGTGTCTGTAGAGTCTAAGGGAGAAAGGTTTCAGGAACCTGTTCTGCTGCTTTGGAGTCATGCAAGGAACTTTTTGAATGCTGCAGGTTGATCCAGACGAGGTGAATGCTCTAGCACAGTTGATGTCGTGGAAAACAGCAGTTGCAAATATACCTTATGGAGGAGCAAAAGGTGGAATAGGCTGTGATCCTAGTGAGCTGAGTACCTCTGAATTGGAACGTCTCACCCGAGTTTTCACTCAAAAGATTCATGATCTGATCGGGATTAATACAGATGTCCCTGCACCTGATATGGGAACCAATGCTCAGGTTTGCTTACTTGGGAAATTGAATTTGTAGAAGTTCAGTAAAACCAAGAGAACGACCTCttttgttgtaattttttttcattattgagCTGCATATTTTAGTAAATCAGAGTTGTTAATGGTATCCATGagtaaatatacatatgtaataGCATCTTTGGATAAGTGACTGATTGTTGGAATGTACTCAAACAGACAATGGCATGGATTCTGGATGAATACTCAAAATTCCATGGCTACTCACCAGCAGTTGTGACAGGAAAACCTGTTGTAAGTGTAACTTTGACTTCTAGTTTCGACCATGTCTGTCCTAGTTATTACGACTCTGGAATTTTAATTATGTCACTCAGGGCTTGCAGTACTCATAATTATCAAAAGCAGAATATTTACATTTGACTTCATTTAGGATCTTGGAGGCTCTCTAGGTAGAGAGGCAGCTACTGGCAGAGGAGTTCTTTTTTCCACGGAGGCACTGCTTAATGAGCATGGAAAGCATGTTGCAGGTCAACGATTTGTTATACAGGTTACAATCCTTTGCTCTCATGTTCTTGCAATAATATGAAGTTTACAGAATTTTCAGATTTGCAACTAGCAAgtcattttctattttcatgAAGTTAACATTAATATGAAAGCTTGTTCTATGCTAATAAAAGATTCTATCTCAGTCATAACTTGAAATGGAAGGAAGAAACCCAAATTCTTTCAATGGTTGGAGGATAATAAATGACTTTCTATTACAAGTGAAGCAGATGGAAAATCTGTGACTGGCTCCAGGGAAAGTGTTGAGGAGAGAAACAAATTAATACTGACATCAATCAAACATATAGAGGAGCTGAAGAAAATTAGAAAGAATGGCACATTAAAGGCCTATAAAGCCTTAAAGAAATAAGCTAACTATTTCACTAGTAAACCATAATAAGAATACAATGTCTATTGTAAGGTCCTTAAACCTTAGCTTTAAATCACTCGCTGAGATGTATCATGGAGGAATATATTGATTGAGAACATTGATTTGTGATTCTGTAATTATATTGTTGTTATGGCCGTTTGGCCTTTTCTGTATCAACTGACACCCTGTGAACTCAGTACCTCCTTTCTCATTCTGTTGTTTTTGGATTCTTTTGCAAAGGCTTATTTCTGTAGCCTATACAACTATATGATTGTGTGTTCATAGGACCGGTATGAAATTCCAGGGTTTTGGAAATGTTGGCTCAACAGCAGCCCAACTTATAAGTGAACAAGGAGGTAAGGTAGTTGCTATAAGTGATGTCACTGGTGCAATAAAGAACAGCAATGGACTTGATATCCCAAGATTGATCAAGTATGCAAAAGAACACCGTGGAATCAAAGGATTTGATGGGGGAGATCCGATAGATCCAAAGACATTATTAGTTGAAGATTGTGATGTCCTCATTCCAGCTGCTCTTGGGGGCGTTATTACCAAGTAAGCCTCATTCCAACCACATTTGTGAGCAAATAAAAATTGTCAATTTTAGTTCATGTAGCAtatgtttttgttaaaatagTTGTTTCTAACAGCTTTCTACATTAAAATTAATCTAATTGTAATTTTCAAACAGGGAAAATGCTAATGAGATCAAGGCCAAATACGTTGTTGAAGCAGCTAATCATCCAACTGATCCAGATGCTGATGAGGTTCCTTCATATTTAAAACCTGCTTAAAATCTTCAAGTTCTCTTCTCGTCCTATTTAGCCATggcttattttttctttttgtagtcTGCACATTGATATCAGCTAATATCGGTTTCTTTTTTATGCAGATTTTAGCTAAGAAAGGTGTCCTCATCCTGCCTGATATATTTGCAAACTCTGGTGGAGTTACTGTGAGTTACTTTGAGTGGGTACAGGTAAATTATGAAAACCACATTTTTGTTCCAAATCAATTCTAGGAAATGATGGTAAATAATTCAGTCATGATTGAAGCATAAAGACttaactctctttctctctttctctgcgtgtgtgtgtgtaaaaggTATTTCTGTATGCCATATTCGTCCTTTATCACCATTCCAACCTGACAATTCTATGTCTGTAACTCTTATTTGATTCACTTTTTTCACTCTTACAGAATATTCAAGGATTCATGTGGGATGAGCAGAAGGTGAACTGTGAactaaaaaattacatgatgaAAGGTTTTGGCCACATAAAAGAGATGTGTAAAACCCACAACTGTGACCTTCGGATGGGGGCCTTTACGCTTGGAGTCAATCGTGTCGCTCGAGCAACCGTTCTCAGAGGCTGGCAGGCGTGATCTAGCTTTGTTCCTTTCTCTAATTTCAAATCCCTTTtctccccaatttttttttatctttgcaCTAGACAAGCTGAAGTCATTGTCTTTTTTCCCCTCAATTTCAAGGATCAGAAATTCCTTGAGAATAAGAATTATATTCTCATTCTGTAAGTTTTGTTTCTGACTGAACTTATTGGCAGTGAATAAAAGATTTGGTCTcaacaaaactctctctctctctctctctctccctctatctcgcTGTCGATCTCTCTTTCACATGTCTGTGCATGTGCATACAGATACAGAGAGGACAAGGCTCCTTCCAGTCTCTTTCCACTTCTTGGATGATACTGTGGATGAACTGTTGCTCCATGTTTAAgtgtcttcttttttctgcatgTTTCCTCCCAACCACAGTTAACTTTCCCCGTCGGCCTTTCCTTTCCGATTCAAGCTAGAGGAATTAACCTCTTAAGTCCCAATAGAGTCAGTTCCGACCGTCAGCAAATATTATTGACAATGTACAGGCTCGCTCAATGAGGTGGTCAAAGAGGGATCAATTTGCGTATCCTCAAATTACAAATAAATTCAGTTTCCCTGCTAAGAACCCAACCAATACGTAGATGCAATTCATTAGCTTTATTGCAGTTGCAGGTAAGCCCGCATGGCGTTGCACCTCGGCTCTCAGCCAGGAATTCCAAACTCTCCCGCTTGTGTAGTTATCAATTGCATCTACGTTTCTTCTTCCCAATTGTGTGGTTTTGCCATGCTTGCTTGAATCTTAGCCTTTTTTCACGAGCTATATGGTTTTCGATTGACCATATTTTTCATAGAACTAGGTGGTAAGTAAGAAGCCATTTCTGAAGCCCAGGGAACTGAAATTTGCAACTGGATTTCTCGattaccttttctttctttaaaaattatGAAGAATAAGGTCCAGACCTTGGGGACAACCCTACACGTGAAAGGTGTGCTATGATGCTCTCTGAATCGTGACGGCATGAAACACTTGCTTCACTAGAATATTCCGTCAGAAGTTTTCCTCGTATGGTGAATACGGATTCCAAGCCTCCCTTGGATGTTTGGACCAGACATATTCTATCCACTTTTGAATAGTCTAGGGCGTTTTATGCCAATGAAGCAGTCAGCTGTTGCTTTGACCAGACATATTCATATAAGTTGGCGCTTGGATGAACATTAATCCTTTGCTTCTGCTTCTCGTCTTGTGATAAACTCACCACTCCAGACTGCTTTATAAAAATCACCTCCCCTATTCTAGTGTCATTGTTCCAAATGTAGGTTTCTAGCTGACATTCATTTTTGGATGAGCAGAGGATACACACCACCTAACTAAAGGTCAAAGCCAAGAGTCGCTATTCTTTACATTTACTAAAAACTGTATTTCCAAGTGCTCTTAGTTTATCAGCAATTCTATTTGTGACGGCACTAGTTCATTAGCTTAACAGAATCTCAATTCCAAACCGCACTGAGTTTATCAGCCTAAAATCTGCCCCAATCAGAGGTTTCTGAAACTGTGTTAGTGTTCCTGTTGTTCAATGCCCCCGTACTAGGACCATGAAGATGATGCTGAGGCACTTACCCATCTTATTTATGGTGCCTGGAACCGCGTGAAACCAATAAAGATCACACCAATTTACCCCCATAAAAGTTTAAGCAGAATAACGGCGAATTAATGGTTAGTCGGTGAGGATCTTAGCAAACATGGAGTGTGCTAAAAAATGTTGGGATACAGTAAAAACTGGGGTCTCAGGTCTCGGTGATTCTTTCTGTCCGCAGCCCTGTATCAATCAATCGAGAGCTTTGAGCAATTTGTGCAAAATTAAAGATCACGTTTGATTCACGGCCCACGAACGGCAAGTCAATGCAAACAGTGGATGAATGTGGCTCCCAAGAGGAGCGACGTTTTTTCGACCGTTTCTAGCAATCATAGGGTTTTTCACACGACTACACGGATCATCAACAGGAAAAGAATGTAAAGACCAACAAATCTTCCTGAGCTCTTGAGAAAGTGTACAGGGAAAACGAAATGAACTTGCTTTGAATTCAACAATTTGCTCTTTTTCAGGTCTACATGTAAAGGTCCTACCAACCGCAAAACCAGCAAAACTATGCTTGAGGAACAAGGTTTTATGGCGAGTCCTCTATGATCTCCCTCGGCCTCTTCCACCAAAACCCCGTCCACCACCACCTCTAAAAGAGCCACCCCTGCCACCCCTTGGAGCACCCCTGCCACGAAATCCACCTCCACGTCCCCCACCACGAGGGCCACCTCTTCCTCCACGGCCACCGCCTCTGCCACCTGCTTGTGGCTGTCCCCTGCcatatatagagaaagaaaatgtgatcTCACATATATGGCATCATATATAAACAATGCATGTATCAGGAACTGCCATAACGTTCAGACGCACACCAAACTTAGTGTGATGTTATCAATTAAGACACGGTGTTGAggtttttatgttattttccctctttcttgATGTACGTATAAAAGTGAACTGGATATTTAATTAGATCTCTAACCAAACAAACCTCACTCAAATGGTATCTCAATCTCCGGCTAAAGAGAACCTCTATCAAGTACCATGATCTTCATGTTTCAAATAGAATGTCTATCAGGTAGAATGATTTTACATGCAAACTAAgtagtttcaagtttcaacagtACGAAATTTCCGATCAGTAACAATGAGGCTGAGATACTTAACCATAGGCTCAGACTTTGTTAAGGTCAGTTTCGCAAGTTTCTATGCCAGCTTCTTCAATAGATTAGGCAAAAGATGCAAAACAAGACTAGAATGCCACGGGCTGAGACATCTAACGTACTCTGGGTACGTGGAAGATTCTCTGTATATTTCCTTGCCCGATATAATATGCTAAATGGCCAGGTCCAAGAGTCACAAGTCACTTGAGACCCCTAAGACATTCAGGGAGTATCAGCTCATgcatgaaaaccacaaaaaaaaaagaagctgcTTGACTGCATGCCTCGTGTACAAGTGATCTAATCCACAACCATCAGGCTTGGTAAATGACTATTGCCAAAAGTCAAACGTCTTTGGGACGACTAGAACATAATAAAGTTCCTCTATTGTGTGAGCAGATCCCAAAAAGTAGGTGAAGCAAACAGgaaattgtttcttttctctAAGAATGCTAAAGAATCCACAATGAACTAACGAAATTACAAATAAAACCTTTTCGCAACTACgaaacaaaattaaacaaagaagcTGATCACACCATGAGCCTGCCAAGTAAAAAGATCTAGGACATAACCAGGAggattcacaaaaaaaaaaaaggaaactgatAAATAAGctatacagatgctgattgtGAGAACACATACTTGCCTTCAGACCATGAATTCAAATTGGCCACACATTAACAAATCATACATTTGGTTCACAAttaattaaacaagaaaaaatgataattctGTACCAATGACAACAATTTCGAATAGAATGAGATGCAAAAATATGATAACGAGGCTGTTTTAAAAACCCGAATTTTccaattataaagaaaaaaaacttcaagCATAATGCAGATTAGGGTGTCATTTAAGTAAAATCCAAAACATATTACAGCTTTAAGACAAAggaaatataaattatatagcACTAAAGCATGCTTATTTCTGAAATGCGGAGATTGTGGAGGAGAGGAAAAAGGGAGCTCTAAAAGGATTACATAAAGCACCAGCTTGTTTCGGATGATTAATTTTTTCGTAAACCTTAAATTTCACATAGTTGATTGATAATACAACAGACAAAtaaatgcagaaataaatttccaCTTCACATTCAAAAGGATCGAGGTAAAGTAAATTAGTTACATCACAAACTTACATAATAGATGAGGGAAAATCCTTTCTCAAAAGATAGAGAGTGTTCTAAGAAAAGTCATTCATCTCAGTCTGACAATTTTTCGTCATATACAAGGATTTTATCAGGCAAACCTCTCTATTGAATCCAACTATGTAGGAAGCAAGCACAAAATCACTTGGAGATGAAAACAAAGCCACAAAGCCATTCATTTACAATGAACACACCGTAGGAACTTTCAAGTAATAAGTTagcatgcattttttatttctatccaGCAACATAAATAACAACAACATACTTTGGCTGGGGAAGAAATCTCTGCAAAGGCAGCAACTTTGCTGGATCAATGTAGAACTTATCTCCCACAGAATAGGAAGTCGCAATAATTCCCTCCATCATCTTAATCGAAAAATACTACATTTCCAACATGAAACCAACAAAACTCATGTTAAAATGCtttcaaaataatcaaaatagaaaaaccaaaataatcCAAAAAGAATGAAGCGATAGAATGAGGAACACCCACGGCTTCGTTGATGGGACCGAAAATCTCGTCTACTTTTCCGATTTGTGTCTTGTTCTGAAGATAAATCGGGGCATTAAAATAAGGAATTTTCTCGTTTGTGAGCTTCGTGACTGCATCGCCTTCGCACGCTTGAAGGAACGAAGAAACCTCTATTCattgtaaaagagaaaacaccATCACACAAATAACCAAAACCTTCATATTGGCTCTTCCACATCATTACAAAGAGGTCTCACGTACACTAAAAGGATTGACAACgtaagaaaatagaaaagaaaagtaagTCTACGAAGAGGAGAACTTGAAGGCTTGTAGGAGGAGCTAAACAGAGAAAGAAGGCCTACCCACAACTTCTTCAGGAGGGCCTTCATCGCGGTATCCGCCACCGCCTCCTCTGCCACCAAATCTGCCTCCGCCTCTAGGAGCGCCACGGCCACCAAAGCCACCTCGACGACCTCCGAAGCCACCTCCTCCTCTCATAGGAGGCCTCATACTGTCAGTTGATAGAGGAGAAAAACTCCAGAAACcgcagaaaatgagaaaaaggcGAGCACAGGAGGATGGTAAACAgcggtctctctctccctccctctttagggtttagggtttaagcGGCAGGGGAGACGACCAGGctgaaatgacaaaaatctCCAGTTCGTCGAGTAAAACTGACGATAATGCTCATTTTTAGTCATACGGCAAATTGACCTAACTGTGGTCGTTTCGGTCGCCTCCAATTTTGGATCCGAAGTGGGTTTGAGATCCTTGGATCTTCGATCCGAGGTTTTCAGATCTGCGACCCTTCAATCTAAATTAGATAGAGGAAGAGGGCATCCTGGATTTCTCTAGGGACGTCAATTAAATTTGATGTGGACTTGATATCTCACCGATCCATTTTAAATAATaggataagaaaaaaaaaacattcgaTGAAAAAATTAGACCGGATTgagatataagaaatgacatgcaaacagatttagtttaaattttagatttataaaaatatatgctcgcattttgaatttcaaatttggttttaaataaacatcAGATACTCAATGTCCTTACATTTCAAAAGTGGGTTCTCAACATATGCTAATATTATTCCGGTTCAGtttaaaaattcagatttggatccagatgtGTCTTTAGAAATAAAATGTGGATTGGATTGGGATGatgaaaattggatttgaatccaaatatttgaaCATCCAAACAagcaaatataattaaaaatacatttgaCTTGAATCCAAGCGGTTAAATCAATTTCTCTCCCACGCTCCTTATCtttacttttattattattattattattattattattattattattattattatatatatatatatatatatatatatatatatatatatatatatatatatatatatatggattccAATGTCCTT
Coding sequences:
- the LOC116245741 gene encoding glutamate dehydrogenase 1, mitochondrial-like gives rise to the protein MNALAATSRNFKQASRILGLDSKLEKSLLIPFREIKVECTIPRDDGTLASYVGFRVQHDNARGPMKGGIRYHPEVDPDEVNALAQLMSWKTAVANIPYGGAKGGIGCDPSELSTSELERLTRVFTQKIHDLIGINTDVPAPDMGTNAQTMAWILDEYSKFHGYSPAVVTGKPVDLGGSLGREAATGRGVLFSTEALLNEHGKHVAGQRFVIQGFGNVGSTAAQLISEQGGKVVAISDVTGAIKNSNGLDIPRLIKYAKEHRGIKGFDGGDPIDPKTLLVEDCDVLIPAALGGVITKENANEIKAKYVVEAANHPTDPDADEILAKKGVLILPDIFANSGGVTVSYFEWVQNIQGFMWDEQKVNCELKNYMMKGFGHIKEMCKTHNCDLRMGAFTLGVNRVARATVLRGWQA
- the LOC116250763 gene encoding putative H/ACA ribonucleoprotein complex subunit 1-like protein 1, with product MRPPMRGGGGFGGRRGGFGGRGAPRGGGRFGGRGGGGGYRDEGPPEEVVEVSSFLQACEGDAVTKLTNEKIPYFNAPIYLQNKTQIGKVDEIFGPINEAYFSIKMMEGIIATSYSVGDKFYIDPAKLLPLQRFLPQPKGQPQAGGRGGGRGGRGGPRGGGRGGGFRGRGAPRGGRGGSFRGGGGRGFGGRGRGRS